In Deinococcus sedimenti, a single genomic region encodes these proteins:
- the ppsA gene encoding phosphoenolpyruvate synthase — translation MDMIRVLGTLRMTDVEIVGGKNASLGELIQGLAGAGVRVPGGFATTADAFRLFLQENRIEESINARLTALDVNDVVALAQAGREIRAQVEAATLPAALETAIRDAYAAMTAESGGTEPDVAVRSSATAEDLPEASFAGQQETFLNVRGIDDVLHHVRLVFASLYNDRAISYRVHHGFAHSDVALSAGVQRMVRSDLGASGVAFTLDTESGYRDAVLVTSSYGLGEMVVQGAVNPDEFFVYKPALNAGRKAILRRTLGSKQKRMEYAPQGGVQTVDVPHEQQRAFSLSDEDLTELARQCVTIENHYGRPMDIEWGKDGRDGLIYILQARPETVQSRTGKTLERFELTGKGPVLVEGRAVGNRIGAGVVRVVRDVSQMDSVQDGDVLVADMTDPDWEPVMKRASAIVTNRGGRTCHAAIIARELGIPAVVGSGNATRELQSGQEVTVSCAEGDTGFVYEGRLAYRVNRVELGHMPEVGMKIMMNVASPDRAFSFAALPNEGVGLARVEFICSNVIGIHPRALLDYPNVPDDVRAQIDEKTAGYASPRDFFREKLAEGVSSIAAAFAPKPVIVRLSDFKSNEYAHLIGGPAYEPTEENPMIGFRGASRYRSRDFAAAFALECEAIRSVRDDMGLTNVQVMIPFVRTVGEAAQIIEILARNGLKRGENGLKIIMMCEIPSNAILADQFLEHFDGFSIGSNDLTQLTLALDRDSGLVADLFDEQNEAVLALMSQAIQAAKRAGKYVGICGQGPSDHPALAQWLMEQGIDSVSLNPDSVLGTWLHLAGETVPA, via the coding sequence ATGGATATGATTCGCGTGCTGGGTACACTAAGGATGACGGACGTGGAGATCGTCGGCGGCAAGAACGCCTCGCTGGGCGAACTCATCCAGGGACTGGCGGGGGCCGGGGTGCGGGTGCCCGGCGGCTTCGCCACGACCGCCGACGCGTTCCGGCTGTTCCTGCAGGAGAACCGCATCGAGGAGAGCATCAACGCCCGCCTGACCGCGCTGGACGTGAACGACGTGGTGGCCCTGGCGCAGGCGGGCCGCGAGATCCGCGCGCAGGTCGAGGCGGCCACCCTCCCCGCCGCGCTGGAAACAGCGATTCGGGACGCCTACGCCGCGATGACCGCCGAGTCGGGCGGCACCGAACCGGACGTCGCGGTGCGCTCCAGTGCCACGGCCGAGGACCTGCCGGAGGCGAGTTTCGCCGGGCAGCAGGAGACGTTCCTGAACGTGCGCGGGATCGACGACGTGCTGCACCACGTGCGGCTGGTGTTCGCCAGCCTGTACAACGACCGCGCCATCAGCTACCGCGTGCATCACGGCTTCGCGCACAGCGACGTGGCGCTGTCGGCGGGCGTGCAGCGCATGGTCCGCAGTGACCTGGGCGCGTCGGGCGTGGCGTTCACGCTGGACACCGAGAGCGGCTACCGCGACGCGGTCCTCGTGACCAGCTCGTACGGACTGGGCGAGATGGTCGTGCAGGGCGCCGTGAACCCCGACGAGTTCTTCGTGTACAAACCCGCCCTGAACGCCGGGCGCAAGGCAATCCTGCGCCGCACGTTGGGCAGCAAGCAGAAGCGGATGGAGTACGCCCCGCAGGGCGGCGTGCAGACCGTGGACGTCCCCCACGAGCAGCAACGCGCCTTCAGCCTCTCGGATGAGGACCTGACGGAACTCGCGCGGCAGTGCGTGACCATCGAGAACCACTACGGCCGCCCCATGGACATCGAGTGGGGCAAGGACGGCCGCGACGGCCTGATCTACATCCTGCAGGCGCGCCCGGAAACCGTGCAGAGCCGCACCGGGAAGACCCTGGAACGCTTCGAACTGACCGGAAAGGGCCCCGTGCTGGTCGAGGGCCGCGCGGTCGGGAACCGCATCGGGGCGGGCGTCGTGCGCGTCGTGCGGGACGTCTCGCAGATGGACAGCGTGCAGGACGGCGACGTGCTGGTCGCGGATATGACCGACCCGGACTGGGAACCCGTCATGAAACGCGCCTCGGCCATCGTCACGAACCGCGGCGGGCGCACCTGCCACGCGGCGATCATCGCCCGGGAACTCGGCATCCCGGCCGTCGTCGGCAGCGGGAACGCCACCCGTGAACTGCAGAGCGGGCAGGAGGTCACGGTGTCCTGCGCCGAGGGCGACACCGGCTTCGTGTACGAGGGCCGCCTCGCGTACCGCGTGAACCGCGTCGAACTGGGCCACATGCCCGAGGTCGGCATGAAGATCATGATGAACGTCGCCTCGCCCGACCGCGCGTTCTCCTTCGCCGCGCTGCCGAACGAGGGCGTGGGTCTGGCCCGCGTGGAGTTCATCTGCTCGAACGTGATCGGCATCCACCCCCGCGCGCTGCTGGACTACCCGAACGTCCCCGACGACGTGCGGGCGCAGATCGACGAGAAGACCGCCGGGTACGCCAGCCCCCGCGACTTCTTCCGCGAGAAGCTCGCCGAGGGCGTCTCCAGCATCGCCGCCGCGTTCGCACCGAAACCCGTGATCGTCCGCCTGAGCGACTTCAAGAGCAACGAGTACGCCCACCTGATCGGCGGACCCGCCTACGAACCCACCGAGGAAAACCCCATGATCGGCTTCCGGGGCGCCAGCCGCTACCGCTCTCGCGACTTCGCCGCCGCGTTCGCGCTGGAATGCGAGGCGATCCGCAGCGTCCGCGACGACATGGGCCTCACGAACGTGCAGGTCATGATCCCCTTCGTCCGCACCGTCGGCGAGGCCGCGCAGATCATCGAGATCCTCGCCAGGAACGGCCTGAAGCGCGGCGAGAACGGGCTCAAGATCATCATGATGTGCGAGATTCCCAGCAACGCCATCCTCGCCGACCAGTTCCTCGAACACTTCGACGGCTTCAGCATCGGCAGCAACGACCTCACCCAGCTGACCCTGGCGCTGGACCGCGACAGCGGCCTCGTCGCCGACCTGTTCGACGAGCAGAACGAAGCCGTCCTGGCACTCATGAGTCAGGCTATCCAGGCCGCCAAACGCGCCGGGAAGTACGTCGGCATCTGCGGCCAGGGCCCCAGCGACCACCCCGCCCTCGCCCAGTGGCTCATGGAACAGGGCATCGACTCCGTCAGCCTCAACCCCGACAGCGTCCTGGGCACATGGCTGCACCTCGCCGGAGAGACCGTCCCAGCGTAA
- a CDS encoding pyruvate, water dikinase regulatory protein, with protein sequence MPTRTVVIVSDHTGLTAENMARALLAHFPDQPLRYLRRPFTADTHAAQAVCREVTALHERGEQPIIFTTVTHPDVLRELQTAPAEVFDLLGPGLSTLETQFGTPAVRQIGRHHDMHDSEAYLSRMDALDFALATDDGIGDKQYGLSDVILVGVSRAGKTPTSLFLALQHGVRASNYPLAEDDFDRTGLPIPLEAHRHKLHALTIDPRRLHAIRTQRKPGSRYASLEQCEHEVRRAERLFQRAGVPVRDTTSASVEEIAAAILNTLRASQ encoded by the coding sequence ATGCCCACCCGCACCGTCGTCATCGTCAGCGACCACACCGGCCTCACCGCCGAGAACATGGCCCGCGCGCTCCTCGCCCACTTCCCCGATCAACCCCTGCGCTACCTGCGCCGCCCCTTCACCGCCGACACCCACGCCGCCCAGGCCGTCTGCCGCGAGGTCACCGCCCTCCATGAGCGCGGCGAGCAGCCCATCATCTTCACCACCGTCACCCACCCCGACGTCCTGCGCGAACTCCAGACCGCCCCCGCCGAGGTCTTCGACCTGCTCGGCCCCGGCCTCAGCACCCTCGAAACGCAGTTCGGCACGCCCGCCGTCCGCCAGATCGGCCGCCACCACGACATGCACGACAGCGAGGCGTACCTGTCGCGCATGGACGCCCTCGACTTCGCCCTCGCCACTGACGACGGCATCGGCGACAAGCAGTACGGCCTCAGCGACGTCATCCTCGTCGGCGTCTCCCGCGCCGGCAAGACCCCCACCAGTCTCTTCCTTGCCCTTCAGCACGGCGTCCGAGCCAGCAACTACCCCCTCGCGGAGGACGACTTCGACCGCACCGGCCTGCCCATCCCCCTCGAAGCCCACCGGCACAAACTCCATGCGCTGACCATCGACCCCCGTCGCCTGCACGCCATCCGCACGCAGCGCAAACCCGGAAGCCGCTACGCCAGCCTCGAACAGTGCGAGCACGAGGTCCGCCGCGCCGAACGCCTCTTCCAGCGCGCCGGGGTCCCCGTGCGCGACACCACCAGCGCCAGCGTCGAGGAGATCGCCGCCGCCATCCTCAACACCCTGCGCGCCAGCCAGTGA
- the pgi gene encoding glucose-6-phosphate isomerase translates to MTITTTAAWTALLAHHDALEDTHLRDLFAQDPQRGERLTAEGAGLYLDYSKNRVTDETLTLLLDLARETGVAAKRDAMFAGEKINVTEGRAVLHTALRAPEGATVMVDGHNVVPDVHEVLGRMAAFAEQIRAGTWLGYTGRPLKNIVNIGIGGSDLGPVMAFEALKHYAQRDLTLRFVSNVDGTDLTEKTRDLDPAETLVIVSSKTFTTQETMANARSARAWLLAALGDDAAVARHFVAVSTNAEAVQGFGIDTANMFGFWDWVGGRYSMDSAIGLSLMLAIGPDGFNELLAGFHAMDEHFRTAPLERNLPVLLGLLGLWYNNFFDAQSHAVLPYDQYLAYFPAYLQQLDMESNGKHITLDGQTVDYQTGPVIWGQPGTNGQHAFYQLIHQGTKLIPCDFIGFCQTLNPLPLEGGAPHHDLLMANVFAQTEALAFGKTLEQVLDEGVPEGLAPHRVFDGNRPTNTILADRLTPHTLGALIALYEHKVFVQGAVWNINSFDQWGVELGKVLAGKIVPELHAAQEPDLHHDSSTNALIRRYRTHR, encoded by the coding sequence ATGACCATCACCACCACGGCCGCCTGGACCGCCCTGCTTGCCCACCACGACGCCCTGGAAGACACTCACCTGCGGGACCTCTTCGCGCAGGACCCCCAGCGGGGCGAACGCCTGACCGCCGAGGGTGCAGGCCTGTACCTGGACTACAGCAAGAACCGCGTCACCGACGAGACCCTGACCCTGCTGCTGGACCTCGCGCGCGAGACCGGCGTGGCGGCCAAACGCGACGCCATGTTCGCGGGCGAGAAGATCAACGTGACCGAGGGCCGCGCCGTGCTGCACACCGCGCTGCGCGCCCCGGAAGGCGCGACCGTCATGGTGGACGGCCACAACGTCGTCCCTGACGTGCACGAGGTGCTCGGCCGCATGGCCGCCTTTGCGGAGCAGATCCGCGCCGGGACGTGGCTGGGGTACACCGGCAGGCCCCTGAAGAACATCGTGAACATCGGCATCGGCGGCAGCGATCTGGGGCCCGTCATGGCGTTCGAGGCCCTGAAGCACTACGCGCAGCGGGACCTGACGCTGCGCTTCGTGTCGAACGTGGACGGCACCGACCTGACCGAGAAGACCCGTGACCTCGACCCGGCCGAGACGCTGGTCATCGTGTCGAGCAAGACCTTCACCACGCAGGAGACCATGGCGAACGCCCGCAGCGCCCGCGCGTGGCTGCTGGCCGCGCTGGGCGACGACGCGGCGGTCGCGCGGCACTTCGTGGCCGTGTCCACCAACGCCGAGGCCGTGCAGGGGTTCGGGATCGACACCGCGAACATGTTCGGCTTCTGGGACTGGGTGGGCGGGCGCTACTCCATGGACAGCGCCATCGGCCTGAGCCTGATGCTCGCCATCGGCCCGGACGGATTCAACGAACTGCTCGCCGGGTTCCACGCCATGGACGAGCACTTCCGCACCGCCCCGCTGGAACGCAACCTGCCCGTCCTGCTGGGCCTGCTGGGCCTCTGGTACAACAACTTCTTCGATGCCCAGAGTCACGCCGTGCTGCCGTACGACCAGTACCTCGCGTACTTCCCCGCGTACCTCCAGCAACTCGACATGGAGAGCAACGGCAAACACATCACCCTGGACGGGCAGACGGTGGACTACCAGACCGGCCCGGTCATCTGGGGGCAGCCCGGGACGAACGGCCAGCACGCTTTCTACCAGCTGATCCACCAGGGCACCAAACTCATCCCCTGCGACTTCATCGGCTTCTGCCAGACCCTCAACCCCCTGCCCCTGGAAGGCGGCGCGCCCCACCACGATCTCCTCATGGCGAACGTGTTCGCGCAGACCGAGGCGCTCGCGTTCGGGAAGACGCTGGAACAGGTGCTGGACGAGGGCGTTCCCGAAGGGCTCGCGCCGCACCGCGTGTTCGACGGAAACCGCCCCACCAACACCATCCTCGCCGACCGCCTCACGCCCCACACCCTCGGCGCGCTGATCGCGCTGTACGAACACAAGGTCTTCGTGCAGGGCGCCGTGTGGAACATCAACTCCTTCGACCAGTGGGGCGTCGAACTCGGCAAGGTCCTCGCCGGGAAGATCGTGCCCGAACTGCACGCGGCCCAGGAACCCGACCTGCACCACGACAGCAGCACCAACGCCCTGATCCGCCGCTACCGCACCCACCGCTGA
- a CDS encoding thiolase family protein has product MSQLPSLSSLHDRDVVIVAAVRTPIGAIRGSLSTVRPDDLAAHAIREAVARSGVPADQIEEVILGCANQAGEDNRNVARMAALLAGLPDSVAGLTVNRLCASGLSAINTAARAIRNGDGDVYVAGGVESMTRAPLVMPKGAQAFANGNVTAYDTTLGWRFPNPAMEALFPLEAMGETAENIAGRSREGAYRGGEITREDQDAFALDSQRKTMDALNAGRFKDEIVPVQVKGRKGVTVFDTDEHPRVNRAADGFTLATDEATLAGLKPAFRKGGSVTAGNASGLNDGAAALVLMSAAKARELGVTPLARWVGAAAAGVEARVMGLGPIPATRKVLDRTGLSVQDLDLIELNEAFAAQALACIRELELPQERVNVNGGAIALGHPLGMSGARLIVALTHELARREGRYGLATLCVGVGQGEAAIIERVEA; this is encoded by the coding sequence GTGTCCCAGCTTCCTTCCCTCAGTTCCCTGCATGACCGTGACGTGGTAATCGTCGCGGCCGTCCGCACGCCCATCGGCGCCATCCGCGGCAGCCTCTCGACCGTCCGCCCCGACGATCTGGCCGCGCACGCCATCCGCGAGGCCGTCGCGCGCAGCGGCGTCCCGGCCGATCAGATCGAGGAGGTGATCCTCGGCTGCGCGAACCAGGCGGGCGAGGACAACCGCAACGTGGCCCGCATGGCCGCGCTGCTCGCGGGCCTGCCGGACAGCGTGGCGGGCCTGACCGTGAACCGCCTGTGCGCCAGTGGCCTGTCGGCCATCAACACGGCGGCCCGCGCCATCCGCAACGGTGACGGGGACGTGTACGTGGCGGGCGGCGTGGAGAGCATGACCCGCGCGCCCCTCGTGATGCCCAAGGGCGCGCAGGCCTTCGCGAACGGCAACGTCACCGCGTACGACACGACGCTCGGCTGGCGCTTCCCGAACCCCGCCATGGAGGCGCTGTTCCCGCTGGAGGCGATGGGGGAGACCGCCGAGAACATCGCGGGGCGCAGCCGAGAGGGCGCCTACCGTGGCGGCGAGATCACCCGCGAGGACCAGGACGCCTTCGCGCTGGACAGTCAGCGCAAGACCATGGACGCCCTGAACGCCGGACGCTTCAAGGATGAGATCGTGCCGGTGCAGGTCAAGGGCCGCAAGGGCGTCACCGTGTTCGACACGGACGAGCACCCCCGCGTGAACCGCGCGGCTGACGGCTTCACCCTCGCGACCGACGAGGCGACCCTGGCGGGCCTGAAACCCGCCTTCCGCAAGGGGGGCAGCGTGACCGCCGGGAACGCCAGCGGCCTGAACGACGGCGCGGCCGCGCTGGTCCTGATGAGCGCCGCGAAGGCCCGCGAACTGGGCGTCACGCCGCTGGCCCGCTGGGTAGGCGCGGCGGCGGCGGGCGTGGAGGCCCGCGTGATGGGCCTCGGCCCGATTCCAGCCACCCGCAAAGTGCTGGACCGCACCGGCCTGAGCGTGCAGGACCTGGACCTGATCGAACTGAACGAGGCCTTCGCCGCGCAGGCCCTTGCCTGCATCCGCGAACTGGAATTGCCGCAGGAGCGCGTGAACGTGAACGGCGGCGCGATCGCGCTGGGTCACCCGCTGGGCATGAGCGGCGCGCGGCTGATCGTGGCGCTGACGCACGAACTGGCGCGCCGTGAGGGCCGCTACGGACTGGCGACGCTGTGCGTGGGCGTCGGGCAGGGCGAGGCCGCGATCATCGAGAGGGTGGAAGCATGA
- a CDS encoding 3-oxoacid CoA-transferase: protein MTATATPTVLKHVPVITAPEAAALVKSGQTLLVGGFGMTGNPVHLVHALAETDVRDLTYVANNVGEAGLSGGRLLRHGQLRKAIGSFFTSNREAVAAAQEGRLEVQLIPQGSLAEALRAGGAGIGGFYTPTAAGTVIAGDADVRVLNGREMVFVPALRGDVAFVRAWRADEAGNLQYRLTEQNFNRAMATAADLVVAEVEEIVPVGTIPPEQVHTPGLYVDYLVQATLTADALGSSADVKGSSKKVDEARMHMARRALAELRRGDVVNLGIGIPTLVADLITPEHGVNLHTENGMLGVGPAPEQGGALDYPVNAGKIPVTALPGASYFDSADSFGMIRGGHVDVAVMGGLQVDAQANLANWAVPGKPLLGVGGAMDLASGARRLIILMTHTDPDGTPKVVPECTLPLTSRGAVSMIITDKAVFEFRDGTLTLTELMPGATLDEVRASTGAPFSEAL from the coding sequence ATGACGGCGACGGCAACCCCGACGGTTCTGAAGCACGTCCCGGTCATCACCGCGCCGGAGGCAGCTGCGCTGGTGAAGTCCGGGCAGACGCTGCTGGTGGGCGGTTTCGGCATGACCGGCAATCCGGTGCACCTCGTGCATGCGCTGGCCGAGACGGACGTGCGGGACCTGACGTACGTGGCGAACAACGTCGGCGAGGCGGGCCTGAGTGGCGGGCGACTGCTGCGCCACGGGCAGCTGCGGAAGGCCATCGGGTCGTTCTTCACGAGCAACCGCGAGGCGGTGGCGGCCGCTCAGGAGGGTCGCCTGGAGGTGCAGCTCATCCCGCAGGGCAGTCTGGCTGAGGCGCTGCGTGCAGGTGGGGCAGGCATCGGCGGGTTCTACACGCCCACCGCCGCCGGGACCGTCATCGCCGGGGACGCGGACGTGCGGGTCCTGAACGGCCGGGAGATGGTCTTCGTGCCCGCCCTGCGCGGTGACGTGGCCTTCGTGCGCGCGTGGCGGGCCGACGAGGCCGGGAACCTCCAGTACCGCCTGACCGAGCAGAACTTCAACCGCGCCATGGCGACCGCCGCCGACCTCGTCGTGGCGGAGGTCGAGGAGATCGTCCCGGTCGGGACCATTCCCCCGGAGCAGGTGCACACGCCGGGGTTGTACGTGGATTACCTCGTGCAGGCGACCCTGACCGCCGACGCGCTCGGCAGCAGCGCGGACGTGAAGGGCAGTAGCAAGAAGGTGGACGAGGCGCGGATGCACATGGCCCGCCGCGCGCTGGCGGAACTGCGGCGCGGGGACGTGGTGAACCTCGGCATCGGGATTCCCACGCTGGTCGCGGACCTGATCACGCCCGAGCACGGCGTGAACCTGCACACCGAGAACGGCATGCTGGGCGTCGGCCCCGCGCCAGAGCAGGGCGGCGCGCTGGACTACCCGGTGAACGCCGGGAAGATCCCGGTCACGGCCCTGCCCGGCGCGAGCTACTTCGACAGCGCCGACAGTTTCGGCATGATCCGGGGCGGGCACGTGGATGTGGCGGTCATGGGGGGCCTACAGGTGGACGCGCAGGCGAATCTGGCGAACTGGGCGGTGCCGGGCAAGCCGCTGCTGGGCGTGGGCGGCGCGATGGACCTCGCCAGTGGGGCGCGGCGATTGATCATCCTGATGACCCACACCGACCCGGACGGCACCCCGAAGGTGGTCCCCGAATGCACCCTGCCCCTGACCTCACGCGGCGCGGTGAGCATGATCATCACCGACAAGGCCGTGTTCGAGTTCCGGGACGGCACGCTCACCCTGACCGAACTGATGCCCGGCGCCACCCTGGACGAGGTGCGCGCCAGCACCGGCGCCCCCTTCTCGGAAGCGCTGTAA
- a CDS encoding TetR/AcrR family transcriptional regulator — translation MKVDRQEQDDARRERIARAAFELFARSGLDAISAQDIAQAAFVSRTNLYRYFPSKVHMLLAHFEKAVQASRDDALERLRAGANPQQVWDNVTGRMADLGVRYRHLVGAVGQAVLGAPPEAGRPGAPERAPGDGLRTALTLAALVQPVLLAMQAQGRLRPEANVQMLSMLLVDAFILALLHGGHRDQRDVLRDWQDRFSLLMYGALAPESAARAELKD, via the coding sequence GTGAAGGTAGACCGGCAGGAACAGGACGACGCGCGGCGCGAACGCATTGCCCGCGCGGCCTTCGAGTTGTTCGCCCGCAGCGGCCTGGACGCCATCAGCGCGCAGGACATCGCGCAGGCCGCTTTTGTGAGCCGCACGAACCTGTACCGTTACTTCCCCAGCAAGGTCCACATGCTGCTGGCGCACTTCGAGAAGGCCGTGCAGGCCAGCCGCGACGACGCCCTGGAACGCCTGCGGGCCGGCGCGAACCCGCAGCAGGTGTGGGACAACGTCACGGGCCGCATGGCCGACCTGGGCGTCCGCTACCGCCATCTGGTCGGCGCGGTGGGACAGGCGGTGCTGGGCGCCCCGCCCGAGGCCGGGCGGCCCGGTGCCCCCGAGCGCGCACCGGGCGACGGCCTGCGTACCGCGCTGACCCTGGCGGCGCTGGTGCAACCGGTGCTGCTGGCCATGCAGGCCCAGGGTCGCCTGCGCCCCGAGGCGAACGTGCAGATGCTGAGCATGCTGCTGGTGGACGCCTTCATCCTGGCGCTGCTGCACGGCGGGCACCGCGACCAGCGCGACGTGCTGCGCGACTGGCAGGACCGCTTCAGCCTGCTGATGTACGGCGCGCTGGCGCCGGAGAGCGCGGCCCGAGCCGAACTGAAAGACTGA
- the hpf gene encoding ribosome hibernation-promoting factor, HPF/YfiA family: MHIYKLSGRNVEVTDAMRDYVEEKLTRLDRFNDQITDARVTLTVRDVRDADRRNRVEVQLNVPSGIIRAEEHHSDMYAAIDRASDVLERQLRKFKTRYLKHRHDATPQPEPGPAEADVNAGMDDVSEFMPEIVRQKRFDLRPMSPEDAVAQMEALGHDFYVFMNMRTDACGVVYRRKDGHYGLIEPS, from the coding sequence GTGCACATCTACAAGCTGTCTGGCCGTAACGTTGAAGTCACCGATGCCATGCGCGATTACGTCGAGGAGAAACTCACGCGCCTGGATCGTTTCAATGACCAGATCACCGATGCACGCGTGACCCTGACCGTACGCGACGTCCGCGACGCCGACCGCCGCAACCGCGTGGAAGTGCAGCTGAACGTCCCCAGCGGCATCATCCGCGCCGAGGAGCACCACTCGGACATGTACGCTGCGATCGACCGGGCCAGCGACGTCCTGGAACGCCAGCTGCGCAAGTTCAAGACCCGCTACCTCAAGCACCGCCATGACGCCACGCCGCAGCCCGAGCCCGGCCCGGCCGAGGCCGATGTGAACGCCGGCATGGACGACGTGTCCGAGTTCATGCCCGAGATCGTGCGCCAGAAACGCTTCGACCTGCGCCCCATGAGCCCGGAGGACGCCGTGGCGCAGATGGAGGCCCTGGGGCACGACTTCTACGTGTTCATGAACATGCGCACCGATGCCTGCGGGGTCGTGTACCGGCGCAAGGACGGCCACTACGGTCTGATCGAACCCAGCTGA
- a CDS encoding butyrate kinase, which yields MIAHVINPGTSGVKLACAQIEPSANSALPGQLRLTLTRAELPLDAPPTPADLPDLTRQVLDLTRDWPAPDAVVGRGGFIGRVTTGTYRVTPELAAFALACDAGQDPPNLGGPLALAVAEVRGVPAFIVDPQSADELLPEARPTGLRGVSRRAEFHALNARAVARRAAYEVGKRFQDARVVVAHLGATSSVTAFEAGRAIDTTGSGANGGPMGARQSGPVPARDLLRLHGQLGEQTLHHLAAESGFLALTGSANLRDLEGRSLGDPDVSRVAAAFVHQAAKAIGEQTGALSARPDAIVLTGGIARWDELIDRIERRVAWIAPVFVIPGELELEALAEGAGRVLLGQEALREWTPPAAPGS from the coding sequence GTGATCGCCCACGTGATCAATCCTGGAACCAGCGGCGTGAAACTCGCGTGCGCTCAGATCGAGCCCAGCGCGAACTCCGCTCTGCCGGGCCAGCTGCGCCTGACCCTGACGCGCGCCGAACTGCCGCTGGACGCCCCACCCACCCCCGCAGACCTGCCCGATCTGACCCGGCAGGTGCTGGACCTGACCCGAGACTGGCCCGCGCCGGACGCCGTGGTGGGACGAGGCGGCTTCATCGGCCGGGTCACGACCGGCACGTACCGCGTCACGCCGGAACTCGCGGCGTTCGCGCTGGCCTGCGACGCCGGGCAGGACCCCCCGAACCTGGGCGGCCCGCTGGCCCTGGCCGTCGCAGAGGTGCGCGGCGTGCCCGCGTTCATCGTGGACCCGCAGAGTGCGGACGAACTGCTGCCCGAGGCGCGCCCCACCGGGCTGCGGGGCGTGAGCCGCCGCGCGGAATTCCACGCGCTGAACGCCCGCGCCGTGGCCCGCCGCGCCGCGTACGAGGTCGGCAAGCGCTTCCAGGACGCCCGCGTGGTCGTCGCGCACCTGGGCGCCACCAGCAGCGTCACGGCCTTCGAGGCTGGGCGCGCCATCGACACCACGGGCAGCGGCGCGAACGGCGGCCCGATGGGAGCCCGCCAGAGCGGTCCCGTGCCCGCCCGTGACCTGCTGCGCCTGCACGGGCAGCTGGGCGAGCAGACCCTGCATCACCTCGCCGCCGAGAGCGGCTTCCTGGCCCTGACGGGCAGCGCGAACCTGCGTGACCTGGAAGGCCGCAGCCTGGGCGATCCGGACGTCAGTCGCGTCGCCGCCGCCTTCGTACACCAGGCCGCCAAGGCCATCGGGGAGCAGACCGGCGCGCTCAGCGCCCGCCCGGACGCGATCGTCCTGACGGGCGGGATCGCCCGCTGGGACGAACTGATCGACCGGATCGAGCGGCGCGTTGCGTGGATCGCTCCGGTGTTCGTGATTCCCGGTGAACTGGAACTCGAGGCGCTCGCCGAGGGTGCCGGACGCGTCCTGCTGGGCCAGGAGGCGCTGCGCGAGTGGACGCCGCCCGCCGCGCCGGGGTCCTGA
- the tsaD gene encoding tRNA (adenosine(37)-N6)-threonylcarbamoyltransferase complex transferase subunit TsaD: MTDRPLPLRILGIDTSCDDTGVGIVELAEGRVTVLANRVWSQAVHAQYGGVMPELASREHVERIDQIMGDALHEAGLSVGDIGAVAATSGPGLVGALLVGLMYGKGLAQALNVPFHAAHHLEGHIFAAASEADLRAPFLALVVSGGHTHLFDVPRDGEYVLVGATRDDAAGEAFDKVARLAGLGYPGGPAISEAATRGDPKAVPFKEPLKGQSGFDFSFSGLKTAALLAHRAGATPENLAASFQRAAVQTLVNTTVRAAQSTGRTTVVVSGGVAANRALRDAFAATGLHVVFPGKGLNTDNGAMIALAGAAAIQAGRPASDLNGGATAYAPLANA; the protein is encoded by the coding sequence ATGACTGATCGCCCCCTTCCGCTGCGCATCCTGGGAATCGACACGTCCTGCGACGACACGGGCGTCGGGATCGTGGAACTCGCGGAAGGCCGCGTGACGGTCCTGGCGAACCGCGTGTGGTCGCAGGCGGTCCACGCGCAGTACGGGGGCGTCATGCCGGAACTCGCCAGCCGCGAGCACGTCGAACGCATCGACCAGATCATGGGGGACGCCCTGCACGAGGCGGGCCTGAGCGTGGGCGACATCGGTGCGGTCGCCGCGACCTCCGGCCCCGGACTGGTGGGCGCGCTGCTGGTGGGCCTGATGTACGGCAAGGGCCTCGCGCAGGCGCTGAACGTGCCGTTCCACGCCGCGCACCACCTGGAGGGCCACATCTTCGCGGCGGCCAGCGAGGCCGACCTGCGCGCCCCGTTCCTGGCGCTGGTCGTCAGCGGCGGGCACACCCACCTCTTCGACGTGCCGCGCGACGGCGAGTACGTCCTGGTCGGTGCGACCCGCGACGACGCGGCGGGAGAGGCCTTCGATAAGGTCGCCCGCCTCGCCGGGCTGGGCTACCCCGGCGGCCCCGCCATCAGCGAGGCTGCCACGCGCGGCGACCCGAAGGCCGTGCCGTTCAAGGAACCCCTGAAAGGCCAGAGTGGGTTCGACTTCAGCTTCAGCGGCCTGAAGACGGCGGCGCTGCTCGCGCACCGGGCGGGCGCCACCCCGGAGAACCTCGCGGCGAGCTTCCAGCGGGCCGCCGTGCAGACCCTCGTGAACACCACCGTCCGCGCGGCACAGTCCACCGGGCGCACCACAGTCGTCGTGTCCGGCGGGGTCGCCGCTAACCGCGCCCTGCGCGACGCGTTCGCCGCCACCGGCCTGCACGTCGTATTCCCCGGGAAGGGCCTGAACACCGACAACGGCGCCATGATCGCCCTCGCCGGAGCCGCCGCCATCCAGGCCGGACGCCCCGCCAGCGACCTGAATGGCGGCGCGACCGCGTACGCTCCCCTGGCGAATGCCTGA